In a genomic window of Arachnia rubra:
- a CDS encoding WGR domain-containing protein, giving the protein MQRRLKLTEGKSDKFWYIDVANSQVTVCYGRCGTAGTTKTKQYDSADKALAEAGKQVTAKIKRGYSDDPGAPTDSLAPATPTHPEGKPGPKTVAGDEEVVREAVICAVPLEVTDAAADDLGLRITPFEQAYDINVDVKIEVDDSLFDPEAELERAKRIASVERISYSYYVNEHLRLSEPLFDKLPSSYRARSGSPGGWNTWRN; this is encoded by the coding sequence ATGCAGCGACGGTTGAAACTGACAGAGGGCAAGTCCGACAAGTTCTGGTACATCGATGTGGCCAACTCCCAGGTCACGGTCTGCTACGGCCGCTGCGGGACCGCCGGCACAACCAAGACGAAGCAGTACGATTCCGCGGACAAGGCCCTCGCCGAGGCTGGAAAGCAGGTAACCGCCAAGATCAAGAGGGGATACTCAGACGACCCCGGGGCCCCCACAGACTCCTTGGCACCGGCTACACCTACTCATCCCGAGGGCAAACCCGGTCCCAAGACAGTCGCGGGCGATGAGGAAGTCGTCCGGGAAGCAGTCATCTGTGCTGTGCCCCTTGAGGTGACGGATGCCGCAGCTGATGATCTCGGTTTGAGGATCACCCCTTTTGAACAGGCCTACGACATCAATGTCGATGTGAAGATCGAGGTGGATGACTCGCTCTTCGATCCTGAGGCTGAGTTGGAGCGGGCAAAGCGTATCGCCTCCGTGGAGAGGATCAGCTACAGCTACTATGTCAATGAGCACCTGCGTCTCAGCGAGCCGCTGTTCGACAAGTTACCGAGCAGTTACCGAGCCCGGAGCGGATCGCCTGGTGGGTGGAATACCTGGAGAAACTGA
- a CDS encoding DUF4132 domain-containing protein, with protein sequence MLRTNWHRPISKTASQLGELVEGALILRPILPTRSDAEIAAARASLPSPLPEPLSTRRYYGYEMTDTSVFTAAGLNALDPDLARELLAGLPKNILQDQDSRNWALVGLILPTAEERVAFARRTGARVVDWDGVVPWLVATGREGFALLLGWLDQQAREIALAMLRTAAEAGHGPGMTEFFVGALRTKAAEVASDWLRSHMSQALAASLTLAQAEALAPLIRELPIEQLRDIATQTRGNTRKVIDEILAEAATPELPAGTAWWAEALAATPLPPEQELPFHVDSLPAVMIDEYRLGTEQTQELLRALSAAERHPLVAAVHDHATRASRDGFAMVLFKLWMSAGAPSKQSWLMTGAGWLGDNEFVHTLTPLIREWPGISQHQRAVKGLAALRNVATDVALQQISGIASKVKFAALKKRAGEAMDEIATQRGLTRDELEDRVLSDGGLDERGTRLFNYGPRQFLAYVTPEGKLAVRLLDAGSRPKGKVLSTLPAPNKSDDAALAKASKAEYNSVKKAVTSLAKVQLERFERAMILDRRWSAEDHAQFIAPHPVLRRLLAGLVWAIHDGENLVSTARVDEDGTLVDAQDEPVEAVGHTIGVAHRLDLSDEQQAEWAEVLADYELTPPFKQLDRPIFQLPDDQGEDTRLHALPQGKLPATKFIGAFSKYGWERGAALDAGSYCLYGLPIPHAGITAVIQYAPGMWMGPLGEQEDQEFEAVYVLRGCHDPKDLGYGLGWNLKNKELLPWSRVPAKITSEVLATINQIAS encoded by the coding sequence GTGCTGCGCACCAACTGGCACCGCCCCATCAGCAAGACTGCCAGCCAGCTCGGCGAGTTGGTCGAAGGCGCCCTAATACTCCGTCCCATCCTGCCCACCCGTTCGGACGCTGAGATAGCTGCCGCTCGCGCCTCGCTGCCCTCCCCGCTACCTGAGCCTCTCAGCACTCGCCGTTACTACGGCTACGAGATGACCGACACATCGGTCTTCACAGCAGCGGGCTTGAATGCCCTCGACCCAGACCTGGCGCGGGAACTCCTGGCTGGACTGCCGAAGAACATCCTCCAGGACCAGGACAGCAGGAACTGGGCCCTGGTAGGGCTGATACTGCCCACGGCCGAGGAACGGGTCGCCTTCGCACGCCGCACAGGGGCGCGCGTCGTGGACTGGGATGGCGTGGTGCCGTGGCTGGTTGCCACCGGACGTGAGGGGTTCGCTCTTCTGCTTGGCTGGCTGGACCAGCAGGCCCGGGAGATTGCCCTGGCTATGCTCCGGACCGCCGCCGAGGCTGGGCATGGCCCCGGCATGACCGAGTTTTTCGTGGGTGCGCTCCGGACCAAGGCTGCCGAGGTAGCCTCAGATTGGCTCCGCTCCCACATGTCACAGGCCCTCGCCGCGAGCCTCACCCTGGCCCAAGCCGAGGCGCTGGCTCCCCTGATACGCGAGTTGCCCATCGAACAGCTCCGAGACATCGCCACACAGACCAGGGGAAATACCCGGAAAGTCATCGACGAGATCCTGGCCGAGGCCGCGACCCCCGAGCTGCCTGCCGGCACCGCGTGGTGGGCCGAGGCGTTGGCGGCAACTCCCTTGCCGCCGGAGCAGGAGCTTCCGTTCCACGTCGACAGCCTGCCAGCGGTGATGATCGACGAGTACCGCTTGGGCACAGAGCAGACCCAGGAACTGCTCCGGGCCCTGAGTGCCGCTGAACGGCATCCCCTGGTGGCGGCGGTTCACGACCACGCCACCCGGGCCAGCCGGGATGGTTTTGCCATGGTTCTGTTCAAGCTCTGGATGAGTGCGGGTGCTCCGAGCAAGCAGAGCTGGCTGATGACCGGGGCCGGCTGGCTAGGGGACAACGAGTTCGTGCACACGCTCACTCCGCTGATCCGGGAATGGCCTGGCATCAGCCAGCATCAGCGCGCGGTGAAAGGCCTCGCCGCGCTGCGGAACGTCGCCACCGATGTTGCCCTGCAACAGATCTCCGGGATAGCCTCCAAAGTCAAATTCGCCGCGCTCAAGAAACGTGCCGGGGAGGCAATGGATGAGATCGCGACCCAGCGCGGCCTCACCCGCGACGAGCTGGAAGACCGGGTCCTCTCCGATGGTGGCCTCGACGAACGCGGCACCCGCCTCTTCAACTACGGACCCCGCCAGTTCCTGGCCTATGTGACCCCCGAAGGAAAGTTGGCGGTACGGCTTCTGGATGCCGGCTCACGCCCCAAAGGCAAGGTCCTCAGCACTCTCCCGGCACCCAACAAAAGCGACGATGCGGCACTGGCGAAGGCTTCCAAGGCCGAGTACAACAGCGTCAAGAAGGCGGTGACATCCCTGGCGAAGGTGCAATTGGAACGCTTTGAACGCGCCATGATCCTCGATCGCCGCTGGAGTGCTGAGGATCACGCCCAGTTCATAGCGCCGCACCCCGTCCTACGCCGTCTTCTCGCCGGTCTCGTCTGGGCAATCCACGACGGAGAAAACCTCGTCAGTACCGCTCGCGTTGACGAGGACGGCACTCTTGTCGATGCCCAGGATGAACCTGTCGAGGCCGTGGGCCACACCATTGGCGTCGCGCACCGGCTGGATCTCAGCGATGAACAACAGGCTGAGTGGGCCGAAGTCCTGGCCGACTACGAACTCACCCCACCCTTCAAACAACTCGATCGGCCTATCTTCCAGCTCCCCGACGATCAGGGCGAGGACACGAGATTGCACGCCCTGCCCCAGGGTAAATTGCCCGCCACCAAGTTCATCGGCGCCTTCAGCAAATACGGCTGGGAGCGCGGCGCGGCACTCGATGCGGGAAGCTACTGCCTGTACGGCCTTCCGATACCGCATGCCGGCATCACCGCGGTCATCCAGTATGCACCTGGCATGTGGATGGGGCCCCTCGGTGAACAAGAGGACCAGGAATTCGAGGCGGTATACGTCTTGAGGGGATGTCACGATCCGAAGGACCTGGGGTACGGCCTCGGGTGGAATCTGAAGAACAAGGAGCTCCTACCCTGGAGCAGAGTTCCAGCCAAGATCACCAGTGAGGTGCTGGCCACCATCAACCAGATAGCGAGCTGA
- a CDS encoding SWIM zinc finger family protein: MTRPDLLALSETALEDLTNKGTLRRARKELGTTTLDVMEAENGTVTVTAGDDTTCVLYADRPFAEWSCTCLAASNCRHIIRAVLHYQASQSAPEAKKAPKADPCDSPEPANADSFDPAAITQDALEASLTATALRQAGELIRQGLLAHVGSVRGITVVRIHHPVPVSVRFLAGADLNYVRCTCRDPDPCLHVAMAVAAAGGRGFGETGLVCVAGDAWRPDPVLLAEIWHAVKELVTVGAEAGHRNLRGVWRRLASRAREAELHHVAGVLDELLDELARYEARSQEFTPSRLVSLAAELLARTASLSNGAPQRVPDRLVAGSPAQDTRVSKARLIGLGTEFIELDTDCRLVAYLVDARSGSPMRVTKRITDEDGKSSSRLAGSVVAGIAIGSWAGGQVMSLGGRMFGHGDFSHTNRPAVGLPAGAIDQLEAPFRVETVAELATQQTRLPAVLDDRSAGTDLAACRVTGVRNIHFDPASSCLVAELLDAAGQPLRLTLRHSARRDGSVRATLARLLSWERAFPAEAFVSGRWRWGARQPAVDPLLLVGDEVPFQPHIAEPTALELRLSVGDTGQPKLTSPGALLQELASLLGELLVAGADRIYRHDDGWREFIRQAQRAGSRLIADHVEAFLTDQDPGRIEQLLLVLALGQPLV; the protein is encoded by the coding sequence GTGACCCGGCCCGACCTGCTTGCGCTGAGCGAAACCGCGCTAGAGGACCTGACCAACAAGGGAACCCTACGACGAGCCCGCAAGGAGCTCGGCACCACCACCCTCGACGTGATGGAAGCCGAGAATGGCACAGTGACGGTGACCGCAGGCGATGACACCACCTGCGTCCTGTATGCGGACCGGCCGTTCGCAGAGTGGAGCTGCACCTGCCTGGCCGCGAGCAACTGCCGCCACATCATCCGCGCAGTCCTGCACTACCAAGCCAGTCAATCCGCGCCAGAGGCCAAAAAGGCCCCCAAGGCCGATCCCTGTGACTCCCCGGAGCCAGCGAATGCTGACTCCTTCGATCCTGCGGCCATCACCCAGGATGCTTTGGAAGCCAGCCTCACAGCCACGGCTCTCCGGCAGGCTGGTGAGTTGATCAGGCAGGGACTGCTGGCCCATGTCGGAAGCGTCAGAGGTATCACGGTGGTGCGCATCCATCACCCAGTCCCTGTCTCGGTACGTTTCCTGGCCGGGGCCGACCTCAACTATGTGCGCTGCACCTGCCGTGACCCCGACCCCTGTCTCCACGTCGCTATGGCTGTCGCGGCAGCGGGGGGACGCGGTTTCGGTGAGACTGGGCTGGTCTGTGTGGCAGGGGATGCCTGGCGACCAGATCCTGTGCTGCTCGCAGAGATCTGGCACGCCGTGAAGGAGCTGGTGACAGTCGGGGCAGAAGCAGGACACCGGAATCTGCGCGGAGTCTGGCGGCGCTTGGCGTCCAGAGCCCGCGAGGCCGAGCTACATCACGTTGCCGGCGTCCTAGATGAGCTGCTGGATGAGCTGGCCCGCTACGAGGCCCGCAGCCAGGAGTTCACCCCGTCACGGCTGGTCAGCTTGGCGGCTGAGCTGCTGGCTCGGACCGCATCGTTAAGCAATGGCGCTCCGCAGCGGGTACCAGACCGCCTGGTCGCGGGTTCCCCAGCCCAGGACACTCGGGTGTCCAAGGCACGGCTCATCGGTCTGGGCACCGAGTTCATCGAGCTGGACACCGATTGCCGCCTGGTTGCCTACCTGGTCGATGCCCGCAGTGGCAGCCCGATGCGAGTCACGAAACGGATCACGGACGAGGATGGCAAGTCATCGTCACGTCTCGCCGGCAGCGTGGTCGCAGGTATCGCTATCGGAAGCTGGGCTGGTGGGCAGGTGATGTCGTTGGGTGGCCGGATGTTCGGCCACGGGGACTTCTCACACACCAACCGCCCAGCGGTGGGATTGCCTGCTGGGGCGATCGACCAGCTGGAGGCCCCGTTCCGGGTGGAGACGGTGGCTGAGCTCGCCACCCAGCAGACGCGCCTGCCCGCCGTCCTCGACGATCGCTCGGCGGGTACGGATCTCGCGGCCTGCCGGGTCACCGGGGTCAGGAACATCCATTTCGACCCAGCCAGCTCCTGCCTGGTGGCAGAGCTGCTGGACGCGGCAGGGCAGCCATTGCGGCTGACGCTCAGGCACAGTGCCCGGCGTGACGGAAGCGTACGAGCCACTCTGGCCCGTCTGCTGAGCTGGGAAAGAGCCTTCCCGGCAGAGGCCTTCGTGTCAGGCCGGTGGCGGTGGGGTGCCCGGCAGCCCGCGGTGGATCCCCTGCTGTTGGTCGGCGACGAAGTGCCGTTCCAGCCCCACATAGCAGAGCCGACTGCACTGGAGCTGAGGCTGAGCGTTGGCGACACCGGACAGCCGAAGCTCACCAGTCCAGGCGCGTTGCTGCAGGAACTGGCCAGTCTCCTTGGCGAGTTGCTGGTCGCCGGGGCCGACCGGATATACCGTCACGATGACGGCTGGCGGGAGTTCATCCGGCAGGCCCAGCGGGCCGGCAGCCGGCTGATAGCTGATCACGTGGAGGCGTTCCTGACTGACCAGGATCCGGGCCGGATTGAACAGCTGCTGCTGGTCCTAGCGTTGGGGCAGCCGCTGGTCTGA
- a CDS encoding AAA family ATPase, translating into MPDMQRPPAELRYADELELLRQRDRKDNRPVAPGWQLSAQSVVEFVLGDGQEVTSKYVGRRSLVERCVVSLATNRGLMLIGEPGTAKSLLSELLAAAISRDTTLTIQGSAATTEDAIKYSWNYAMLLAEGPTLGSLVPAPVHRGMSEGKVVRFEEITRCAPEVQDSMLSVLSDRILSIPELDAAHRTLYAKRGFNVIGTANTRDRGVNEMSAALKRRFNFETIGPIENLEVEMALVERETNAMLQAAGIPARLGRDATEVLVKVFRELRSGKASGEGVERLTSAMSTAEAVSTGMAATVHAAWFGNETPGGRELAEAIVASALKDEPEDVSRLRAYRERHIKKRSGLWEELYRHLP; encoded by the coding sequence ATGCCAGATATGCAACGCCCGCCTGCTGAACTGCGTTACGCAGATGAGCTGGAGCTGCTGAGGCAGCGTGACAGGAAAGACAACCGTCCGGTAGCTCCTGGCTGGCAGCTCTCAGCGCAGTCCGTGGTGGAGTTCGTGCTCGGTGACGGCCAAGAAGTCACGAGCAAGTATGTGGGGCGCCGTTCCCTGGTCGAACGCTGCGTGGTGTCGCTGGCCACAAACCGGGGCCTGATGCTGATCGGCGAGCCGGGAACAGCGAAATCCCTTCTCAGCGAGCTGTTGGCGGCCGCTATCTCCAGGGACACCACCTTGACGATCCAGGGCTCGGCGGCTACCACCGAGGACGCCATCAAGTATTCCTGGAACTATGCGATGCTGCTCGCCGAGGGACCCACCCTGGGCTCCCTCGTCCCGGCTCCGGTGCACCGCGGTATGAGTGAGGGCAAGGTGGTGCGTTTCGAGGAGATCACCCGCTGCGCCCCCGAGGTGCAGGACTCGATGCTGTCGGTCCTATCGGACCGCATCCTCTCCATCCCCGAGCTGGATGCCGCCCATCGCACGCTCTACGCCAAACGGGGTTTCAACGTGATCGGCACCGCGAACACCCGTGATCGTGGCGTCAATGAGATGTCGGCAGCGCTGAAACGGCGCTTCAATTTCGAGACCATCGGGCCCATCGAGAACCTGGAGGTGGAAATGGCCCTGGTGGAACGCGAGACCAACGCGATGCTGCAAGCCGCCGGCATTCCAGCCCGGCTGGGCCGTGACGCCACCGAGGTGCTCGTCAAGGTGTTCCGGGAGCTCCGCTCCGGCAAGGCCTCTGGCGAGGGCGTGGAGCGGCTGACCAGCGCCATGTCCACAGCCGAAGCTGTCTCCACGGGGATGGCAGCCACCGTTCACGCCGCCTGGTTCGGCAACGAGACCCCAGGTGGCAGAGAACTGGCGGAGGCCATCGTCGCATCAGCTCTCAAGGATGAGCCCGAAGACGTCTCCCGGCTGCGGGCCTACCGCGAACGCCACATCAAGAAACGCTCCGGCCTCTGGGAGGAGCTGTACCGGCATCTTCCCTGA
- the rph gene encoding ribonuclease PH, whose translation MILRIDGRQADQLREVRITRGWLDHAEGSVLVEFGKTRVLVAASVTVGVPRWRRDTGLGWVTAEYSMLPRATHSRSDRESVRGRIGGRTHEISRLVGRSLRAVVDYSALGENTIVLDCDVLQADGGTRTAAITGAYVALADAVSHLRELDVLKGEPLKDSVAAVSVGFVEGVPLLDLAYEEDSQAGTDMNIVMTGAGEFIEVQGTAEGAPFNRADLDRLLDLGAAGCAELTRLQREALAL comes from the coding sequence ATGATTCTGCGCATCGACGGCCGTCAGGCCGACCAGCTTCGTGAAGTCCGTATCACCCGCGGGTGGCTCGATCATGCCGAGGGCTCCGTGCTCGTGGAATTCGGGAAAACCCGGGTGTTGGTCGCCGCCTCGGTGACAGTCGGGGTGCCGCGCTGGCGGCGCGACACCGGCCTGGGCTGGGTAACCGCCGAATACTCGATGCTGCCCAGGGCTACCCACTCCCGTAGCGACCGGGAATCCGTGCGGGGACGGATCGGAGGACGGACCCACGAGATTTCCCGGCTGGTGGGACGTTCGCTGCGTGCCGTGGTCGATTATTCGGCGCTGGGGGAGAACACCATCGTCTTGGACTGCGATGTGCTGCAGGCCGACGGCGGCACCCGGACCGCTGCGATAACCGGCGCCTATGTCGCCCTGGCTGACGCCGTCTCCCACCTGCGTGAGCTGGACGTCCTCAAGGGTGAGCCGCTGAAGGACTCCGTCGCCGCTGTCTCTGTCGGTTTCGTGGAGGGTGTGCCGCTGCTTGACCTGGCCTATGAGGAGGATTCGCAGGCTGGTACGGACATGAACATCGTGATGACCGGGGCAGGGGAGTTCATCGAGGTGCAGGGAACTGCTGAGGGGGCACCCTTCAACCGCGCCGACCTGGACCGGCTGCTCGACCTTGGGGCAGCAGGCTGTGCTGAACTGACCCGGCTGCAGCGTGAAGCCCTGGCGTTGTGA
- a CDS encoding VWA domain-containing protein, giving the protein MDERLTRWRLVLGRGSEQLGDLGPRQQAQCDALGYLYDRENQNSGCGASGEGSSLSIPTWINEVHTLFPKRTIELIEEDALERYGMVEMVTNKDLLERVEPSETLLQAILKTKHLMNSEVLQAARQIVRKVIAELVERMRPRIRRALTGRRDPNRRSFFKVAANFDPKRTIRANLKNYSAQTKQLVISEPVFYSRTRRQSEKWQFIVAVDQSGSMAESVIHAAVTASIFHGLPAFKSHLIAFDTAVVDLTSDVNDPVETLMKVQLGGGTDIGRAMRYAESLITEPRRAMVVLITDLYEGGSEHELIQCVTRMVQGGSRVLILGALNATGAASLDQALGQRLASRGAQVGSMTPYELADWVAEAIR; this is encoded by the coding sequence ATGGATGAGCGGCTGACGCGGTGGCGGCTCGTATTGGGACGGGGCTCAGAACAGCTCGGTGATCTGGGTCCGAGGCAGCAGGCCCAGTGCGATGCCCTGGGGTACCTGTACGACAGGGAGAACCAGAACAGTGGCTGCGGAGCCAGCGGCGAGGGGTCATCACTGAGCATTCCCACCTGGATCAATGAGGTGCACACTCTCTTCCCGAAACGCACCATTGAGCTGATCGAGGAAGACGCCCTGGAGCGCTACGGCATGGTGGAGATGGTCACGAACAAAGACCTCCTGGAGCGGGTCGAGCCCTCCGAGACCCTGCTGCAGGCGATCCTCAAGACTAAACACCTGATGAACTCTGAAGTCCTCCAAGCCGCCCGGCAGATCGTCAGGAAGGTGATCGCTGAGCTGGTGGAGAGGATGCGTCCCCGGATCCGTCGCGCCCTCACCGGACGCCGGGATCCCAACCGGCGTAGCTTCTTCAAGGTGGCGGCGAACTTCGATCCGAAACGCACCATCCGCGCCAATCTGAAGAACTACTCGGCCCAGACAAAGCAGCTGGTCATCTCGGAGCCAGTCTTCTATTCACGCACCCGTAGGCAGTCGGAGAAATGGCAGTTCATCGTGGCGGTGGACCAGTCGGGCTCAATGGCCGAATCAGTGATCCACGCCGCGGTCACGGCCTCTATCTTCCATGGACTCCCAGCTTTCAAAAGCCATCTGATCGCCTTCGACACGGCAGTGGTGGATCTCACCTCGGATGTCAACGATCCCGTGGAGACGCTGATGAAAGTGCAGCTCGGTGGTGGCACCGACATCGGGAGGGCGATGCGCTACGCAGAATCGCTGATCACCGAGCCGCGGCGGGCGATGGTGGTGCTCATCACCGACCTCTACGAAGGTGGTTCAGAGCATGAGCTGATCCAGTGCGTCACCCGGATGGTGCAGGGAGGCAGCAGGGTGCTGATCCTGGGAGCATTGAATGCGACAGGAGCTGCCTCCCTGGACCAGGCTCTGGGCCAGCGTTTGGCGAGCAGAGGAGCGCAGGTGGGGTCCATGACCCCCTACGAGCTGGCCGACTGGGTCGCGGAGGCAATCCGGTGA
- the rdgB gene encoding RdgB/HAM1 family non-canonical purine NTP pyrophosphatase has product MEKVVLATNNPKKLTELRRVMAESGLAVEVLGLADFPAYPEPIESERSFEGNAFIKAEAAAKHTGLPSLADDSGLEVDELNSMPGVRSARWAGPDCDDAANNALLLAQLAGVPADQRGARFVCALVLVSPVGERRLWRGEMPGRIADEERGAGGFGYDPLFLPDGEHRTSAELTAAEKDAISHRGKAVRAFITWLGEQR; this is encoded by the coding sequence ATCGAGAAGGTGGTGCTGGCCACCAACAATCCCAAGAAACTCACGGAGCTCCGGCGGGTGATGGCTGAGTCTGGGCTGGCGGTGGAGGTCCTCGGGCTGGCGGACTTTCCCGCCTACCCCGAGCCCATTGAGAGTGAGCGGTCCTTCGAGGGCAATGCCTTCATCAAGGCCGAAGCAGCGGCAAAACACACCGGCCTGCCGTCCCTGGCCGATGACTCGGGACTCGAGGTGGACGAGCTCAACTCCATGCCCGGTGTGCGCTCTGCTCGCTGGGCCGGGCCGGACTGCGACGACGCGGCGAACAACGCCCTGCTGCTGGCGCAGCTTGCCGGGGTGCCGGCGGATCAGCGTGGGGCACGTTTTGTGTGCGCCCTGGTGCTGGTGTCGCCCGTTGGTGAACGGCGCCTGTGGCGTGGTGAGATGCCGGGGCGGATCGCCGATGAGGAACGAGGCGCTGGCGGTTTCGGCTACGACCCGCTATTCCTACCTGACGGGGAGCACCGGACCTCCGCTGAGCTGACGGCAGCGGAGAAGGACGCCATCAGCCACCGTGGCAAGGCGGTCCGGGCTTTCATCACCTGGCTGGGGGAGCAGCGATGA
- a CDS encoding DUF2017 family protein: MSRGAWIFHAGEGRGRVLRILVERYVHDLEPLLPRIDSDDPLTRLDAELQAESSCDEMVSESPGLERFFPPALVDADEAGQFRRRAVVGQARKRVEAARKVLEGLGDGERSQVVVLNEDIDSWVSVLAALRAQWHVELTGTTGRLAEPTEEDIDRDPETAALLDWLGLLIEDALHAKWQGEAL, encoded by the coding sequence ATGAGTCGCGGCGCATGGATCTTCCACGCGGGGGAGGGACGAGGACGGGTGCTGCGGATCCTGGTGGAACGTTACGTGCATGATCTGGAACCGCTGCTTCCGAGGATCGACTCCGACGACCCCCTAACCAGGCTGGATGCTGAACTCCAGGCCGAGTCTTCCTGCGACGAGATGGTCTCGGAGTCGCCTGGGCTGGAACGCTTCTTCCCACCCGCGCTCGTGGATGCCGATGAAGCTGGCCAGTTCCGCCGTCGTGCTGTCGTGGGCCAGGCCCGGAAGCGGGTGGAGGCGGCCCGTAAGGTCTTGGAAGGCCTGGGCGACGGGGAACGCAGCCAGGTTGTCGTCCTCAATGAAGACATCGACTCATGGGTGTCGGTGCTCGCCGCGCTCAGGGCACAGTGGCACGTCGAGCTGACTGGAACCACCGGTCGTTTGGCGGAGCCCACCGAGGAGGACATCGACAGGGATCCTGAGACCGCAGCCCTCCTCGACTGGCTGGGCCTGTTGATCGAGGATGCACTCCACGCCAAGTGGCAGGGGGAGGCGCTGTGA
- a CDS encoding thymidylate synthase — MKTYLDLLRHIMTDGLDRGDRTGTGTRSIFGHQMRFDLSRGFPLLTTKKVHIRSVFGELLWFLRGDTNIAWLHENRITIWDEWAGPDGDLGPIYGYQWRSWPTPDGRHIDQLAQVIDALRSNPESRRHIVSAWNVADLDAMALPPCHALFQFYVAGGKLSCQLYQRSADVFLGLPFNIASYSLLTHLVAQVTGLRVGEFIHTLGDAHIYHNHFDQVREQLGRAPRQLPQLRLNPEVREIDRFELADITVEGYDPYPVIKAPIAV; from the coding sequence ATGAAGACCTACCTGGATCTGCTGCGCCACATCATGACCGATGGGCTCGACCGCGGTGACCGCACCGGGACCGGGACCCGTAGCATCTTCGGGCATCAGATGCGCTTCGACCTCAGCCGTGGTTTCCCACTGCTGACGACCAAGAAGGTACACATCCGGTCTGTCTTCGGGGAGCTGTTGTGGTTCCTGCGCGGTGATACCAACATTGCCTGGCTGCACGAGAACCGCATCACCATCTGGGATGAATGGGCCGGTCCAGATGGCGATCTTGGACCCATCTACGGCTACCAGTGGCGTTCCTGGCCCACGCCCGACGGGAGGCACATCGACCAGCTGGCCCAGGTCATCGACGCGCTGCGGAGCAATCCGGAGTCCCGGCGGCATATCGTCTCGGCCTGGAACGTGGCTGACCTCGACGCCATGGCGCTTCCCCCATGCCACGCGCTGTTCCAGTTCTACGTGGCTGGCGGGAAACTGAGCTGTCAGCTCTATCAGCGTTCCGCAGACGTTTTCCTGGGACTGCCGTTCAACATCGCCTCCTATTCCCTGCTGACTCACCTGGTGGCCCAGGTGACTGGCCTTAGGGTTGGTGAGTTCATCCACACCCTCGGTGACGCGCATATCTACCACAATCACTTCGACCAAGTGAGAGAGCAGCTCGGTCGGGCACCCAGACAGTTGCCCCAGCTGCGGCTCAACCCCGAGGTGCGCGAGATCGACCGGTTCGAGCTGGCGGACATCACCGTCGAGGGATATGACCCTTACCCGGTGATCAAGGCACCAATCGCAGTCTGA
- the murI gene encoding glutamate racemase, with the protein MSEREAPIGVFDSGFGGLTVMRSLVDQLPNEDFIYLGDTARAPYGPRPIAQVREFALQGLDHLAGRGVKALVIACNSASSAVLRDARERYDMPILEVILPAARRALTATSSGRVGVVCTEATAMSRSYDDAFAVAGDIRLTTQPCPRFVDFVEAGITGGDELLGVAREYLAPLQDAGIDTLILGCTHYPLLAGVLNYVLGDGVVLVSSSDACAQDTYARLTRKGLLHDTPRHARREFLTTGDADSFQGIGERLLGQFVHDVHQVALR; encoded by the coding sequence GTGAGCGAGCGGGAAGCCCCGATTGGGGTCTTCGACTCCGGTTTCGGCGGGCTGACGGTGATGCGTTCCCTGGTGGACCAGCTCCCCAACGAGGACTTCATCTATCTCGGTGACACTGCCCGGGCGCCCTACGGTCCCCGGCCGATCGCGCAGGTCCGTGAGTTCGCTCTCCAGGGTCTTGACCACCTGGCCGGCCGCGGTGTCAAGGCGTTGGTGATCGCCTGCAACTCCGCCAGCTCCGCTGTTCTGAGGGATGCCAGAGAACGTTATGACATGCCGATCCTGGAGGTGATCCTTCCCGCTGCCCGCCGTGCACTGACCGCCACGAGCAGCGGCAGGGTCGGGGTGGTCTGCACGGAGGCGACAGCGATGTCCCGTTCCTACGACGACGCCTTCGCGGTAGCTGGTGACATCCGTCTGACCACCCAGCCTTGTCCACGGTTCGTCGATTTCGTGGAGGCCGGCATCACCGGTGGTGATGAGCTGCTGGGCGTGGCCCGTGAATACCTGGCGCCCCTGCAGGATGCCGGCATCGACACCCTGATCCTCGGATGCACCCACTACCCGCTGCTGGCTGGTGTCCTCAACTATGTGCTCGGTGACGGGGTGGTGCTGGTCTCGTCGTCAGATGCCTGTGCTCAGGACACTTACGCGAGACTCACTCGCAAGGGTTTGCTGCACGATACCCCGCGGCATGCCCGCCGTGAGTTCCTCACCACCGGTGACGCTGATTCCTTTCAGGGTATCGGGGAGCGGCTGCTGGGGCAGTTCGTTCATGATGTCCATCAGGTTGCACTTCGCTGA